In Nicotiana tabacum cultivar K326 chromosome 19, ASM71507v2, whole genome shotgun sequence, one DNA window encodes the following:
- the LOC107770852 gene encoding agamous-like MADS-box protein AGL62, with protein sequence MSTRRIKLRKSVRLAKIENQNNRQVTFSKCRNGVFKKANELAVMTGAEVGIIVCPQGSKPYSFGHPNVNETINKYVGKERPPSPSDIDDKYAQMFRKANSRELNIRLSSLQDQLDFALKLKSKLKEMNKNVESQQEWFKGPIEKMNYTKASMLNGGLEDLLLKVKNYGAEHGYSYENGKWKAE encoded by the exons ATGAGTACTAGACGGATTAAGCTTCGCAAAAGTGTTCGTCTCGCAAagatagaaaatcaaaataatcgACAAGTGACTTTCTCAAAATGCCGAAATGGTGTCTTCAAGAAAGCAAACGAGCTTGCTGTTATGACTGGTGCTGAAGTTGGTATCATCGTGTGTCCACAAG GTAGCAAGCCTTACTCTTTTGGTCATCCAAATGTAAATGAAACCATCAACAAATATGTTGGCAAAGAAAGGCCTCCATCACCATCAGACATTGATGACAAGTATGCCCAGATGTTCCGAAAAGCCAATTCTAGAGAACTTAACATACGACTCAGTTCTCTGCAAGACCAACTGGATTTTGCATTAAAATTGAAAAGCAAACTCAAGGAAATGAATAAGAATGTGGAGAGCCAACAAGAGTGGTTCAAGGGTCCTATAGAGAAGATGAACTACACCAAGGCTTCAATGTTGAATGGGGGATTGGAAGATCTACTCTTGAAGGTGAAGAACTATGGTGCTGAGCATGGTTATAGTTACGAAAATGGAAAGTGGAAGGCTGAATAA